Genomic window (Acidobacteriota bacterium):
ACGAAAACTCGCTCGCGGGAAAAAGCTCGTCGAACCTGAATGCCGAATACGTGTCCGGCTCGCGCGGTTCGTTTATTGAGGATCGCAACGGCACCCTGTGGATGGCCTCGGGGACATTGATGCGACTCGAGGTTGAAGACGGCAAGCGAACGTTCAAGACGGTCGATTGGAAGATACCGCAGAAACCGAACACGACATTCAGCACATTTCGCGTCCTTGAGGCGGATGACGGCAGTTTGTGGCTCTTCACGTCTTGGGGAATAGCCAGAAAACTGCCGGACGGTCGAATGGTCGTTTACACGTTCGATCAGCAGGTATACGGCGGCAACGGATCGGTGGAAATGATCATCGACAAAGGCGGTCGGATCTGGATCTCATTGATGAACGATACTTTCGTCATCAAGCCTGAGCCGATCGAGCTCATCAATGAAGCAGACCCGATCTCCATCCGACAATTGCGACCGACGTCCGTTTTCAAGTTGAAAGCGAACGATCCGGTTCAAATGCCGAAGATTAGCGGCGAGATCTTCTCTTTGCGGATCGATGCCCCCGAGATATCGTTCGTGCGGCGGCTTTTTCAAAGTTCGGACGGCGACGTCTGGATCAGCGTCGGAGATAGGCTTTTTCAAATCTCGAGCAACGTGATGATCGCCCATTCGGCCGATGAAGGCCTGCCGGAAAATATGGCCCGGATGGGCGAGGACGCGGCCGGGAATCTATGGATCGGCGGCAACTCCGTCCTCGCGAGGCTCGACCGGCACGGGATGATAACGTTCGACAAGGCTGACGGTGCGCAGTCGTCGCGTTTCGCCGCGATCAGCGAAGGGTCGGACGGGAGTGTCTATTTCGCGAACTCCGACACCTATTTCGCGCGTTTTGACGGCACACGGATCGAGATCGCCCGGCCGCAGATTCCCAAGGAGATTTCCCATATTTGGACTTCACGCTTTGCATTTGTCGATTCAGGGGGCGATTTCTGGATGCTTTCGACCGGCAGTTTGTTCAGGTTTTCGGGCGTCAAGAACTTCGCCGACCTCAATGGCCGTCGGCCCGACAGGATCTATGACAAATCGAGCGGGCTGAAATCCGACGGGATTTTTCAGATCTTCGAAGATTCGAGCGGCGACATCTGGGTTTCGACGCGCGGCATCAACAATCTCGATCACGGTCTGGCGCGGATGAAGAAAGGAACCGACACGTTTCAGACGTTTACCGAAGCCGACGGCTTTCCGCCGCGCCGTTCGCCGTCGGCATTTGCCGAAGACCGTTTCGGGAACATTTGGCTGACTTACTATGAGGGCGGCCTGTCGCGATTCGACGGCGAACGGTTCGAGTTTTTCGCGCCGGGAGAAAAACTGCCCGAGGCGCTGCTATCCGATCTGCTTATCGATCAAAAGGGCCGGCTCTGGATCGGATCGACGATCAGCGGACTGATTCGGGTTGACGACACCAGCGCCCGGGAACCGGTATTTGCTTCGATCACGACCCGAGACGGACTTTCGAGCAACAACATCCGCACGATAACCGAGGATCGATTCGGCCGCATCTATGTCGGAACTGCGAGCGGCGTCGATCGTGTCTCGCCGGAGACGGGCCACGTCAAGCATTTCTCGGTCGATGACGGCCTCGCCGCCGACTTCGTTGTCGATTCGCATCTTGATCGCGACGGAAACGTATGGTTCGCGACGGGCAGCGGTGTTTCGCGTTTGGCGCCGAAACTTGACGATACCCGCGTCCCGCCGGGCGTTTTCATCGGAAGTCTGCGCGTTGCGGGAGTTGAACAACCGGTTTCAAATCTCGGCACTCCGGAGATCGAACGCGGTGAGCTGGTCCATACGGAAAACAACCTGCAGATCGAGTTTTTCGGACTCGATTTTCGGGCTGGCGAGACGCTTCGTTACCAATACAAACTCGAGGGAGCCGACACCGATTGGAGCCCGCCAACCGAGCAGCGCAGCGTGACATTTGCAAACCTTTCACCGAGTTCCTACCGCTTCCTGGTTCGCGCGATCAGTTCTGAAGGCGTCCAAAGCGAGAAGCCGGCCGTCGTATCGTTCCGGATCCTCCCGCCGATCTGGGCTCGTTGGTGGTTCATCGCGCTGGTCGTCTTGGGGATCGCGCTGCTCGTGACGGCCTTTTACGGCTATCGTCTGGCGCGCCTGCGCGAAGTCAACGCAGCGCTTGAAGACGCGCGGCTGGCGGAAGAAAATCTGAGAAAATCGCGCGACGAGCGTCTGGCGGAACTGGAACAGGTCCGTTCGCGCATCGCGACCGACCTTCACGACGACATCGGCGCGTCTCTGACGCAGATCGCGATCCTTTCGGAAGTCGCGCAGGCACAGTCGAAAAACGGTGATTCGGAACCCCTGAAAATGATCACGAACGTTTCGAATGAGCTGGTCGGGACGATGAGCGACATCGTTTGGTCGATCAATCCGACCAAAGATCATTTTTCCGATCTGACGCAGCGGATGCGGCGCCTTGCTTCGGACGTTCTGGCGGCGAAAGGCATCGGGCTCAACTTCAACTCGTCCCATTCCGACGATGCTTTCACCGTCAACTCAAACATCCGGCGCGAGGTTTTTCTGATCTTCAAGGAAACGATCAATAATATCGTCAAGCATTCCGCGGCCGAACGCGTCCAGGTCGATGTCGGCATCGTCGATGAAAGCCTGCGTGTGATTATTCGGGATGACGGGTGCGGGTTCAGGATCAATGACGGCGATGATTCCTCCGGCCCGGACATCGACGGCGGAAACGGAATTCCGAGTATGCGCAAGCGGGCACTCGAAATGCGCGGCCGGATCGATATCGAATCGTCGCCCGGAGCAGGCACATCCGTAACCTTCAGCATACCGGTTGAGTCGACTGCCCAAACGGGTGGCGAAACCGTCGGCAAAAAGCCTTAGATTTGATTCGACCAATGAAAATCCAAACGTCAACAATCAGAACCGCGATCGTCGAAGACATCCGGAACATCCGCGAAGGACTCGTAACGCTCATCAATTTCACCGATGGTTTCGCCTGCAGCGGCGGTTATCGTTCGATGGAGGAAGCGATTCCGCGTATCAAGGGAAACGTTCCGGACGTTCTGCTTTCCGATATCGGACTGCCGGGAATGAGCGGGATCGAAGGCGTCAAGATCCTTAAAGAATCGTATCCCGATATGACCGTCCTGATGCTCACCGTTTATGAGGACGACGAACGGATCTTCGACGCTCTCTGCGCGGGCGCGAGCGGATATCTGCTCAAGCGGACGTCACCGGCGAAGATCATCGAGAACATCCGTGAAGCGGCGTCCGGCGGAGCGCCGATGTCCCCCGAGGTCGCGGCGCGCGTCATCCGGCTGTTTCGCGAAGTCCGTCCGCCTGAAAAGGTCGATTACGACCTGACGCCGCACGAGACACGGCTTCTCAAACTCCTCGTCGAAGGCCACAACTACACGACCGCGGCCGAGGAACTCGGCGTCAGCTACAACACGATCAAGTTCCATATGCGGCATATCTACGAGAAACTCCAGGTCCACTCCAAATCCGAGGCGGTCGCCAAAGCGCTTCAAAACAGGCTTATCGGTTGAGCTTGGAGCGTGAGCATTCGACAACTTCGGTCTGAAATCCAATTCACAAATCCATAATCGAATCTCCCACCCGAACGGGCGGCTTAATCCGACTTTTTTTCGAATATGTTTGAAACTGCGTCGAATTGTTCGACGAAACCAGTTTTCAAGGAGATTTCTGTATGCCGTTTCTAACACTTCGTTCCGTTCTTGCATTTCCGACTTTGTTTGCAGTTTTCGTGTTCGGACTTCCGGTTCACCTTTTGGGCGCTTCCGAACCGGCATCCGCGTCGGCCGCCGATACGCCGAATCCAGTTCGCAACACGGTGGCGTTTGAAGAGAATCGCGGTCAGTTCCCTTCGTCCGTCAGATTTCTGGCGCGGGCTGGCGGGGCCAACGTGTTTCTGACGGCGGACGAGGCGGTATACGTAATGCGTCCGGACGAGATCGGAACACCGGAGATCCTTCCCGACGATGATCTCGGAGCACGAATCGCGAGTCCGAAATCGAATCCCGCCTTCGCGCTGCGAATGAAGTTGGCCGGCTCCAATCGCTCCTCCGAATTCGAGGGCGAAGGAGTTCTGGAGCAGCGGACGAACTATTTCAAAGGCGCGGAATCAAACTGGGTGACGGACATCGCGAATTTCGAACGGGTTCGGTACGAGGACATTTATGACGGCGTGTCGATGATCTGGCACGGACTCGACGACGGCTCGACGCGTTACGACTTTGTCGTCGCTCCCGGCGCAGATGCCGGGCAGATCGCGATCGAATTCTCAGGCGCCGACAAACTCGAACTCGATACGGACGGCAACCTTCTGATTCACACGCCCGCCGGTACGATCACCCAGAAGAAACCGCTGACGTTCCAGGAATCCAATGGATTTCGGCAAGAGATCGAAAGCGAATTTGCGCTCGAAAACGACCGTGTAAGTTTCTCGATCGGCGAATATGACCGCTCGCTGCCGCTCACGATCGACCCAACCGTGACGCTCAATAATCCGGCCTTCTCGACCCTCGTCGGCTCGTTCGCAAACGAGTTCAGCAACGACATCGCGGTCGATTCCAACGGCAACACCTATATTACCGGACGGACTTTGTCCGCGAGCTACCCGACAACATCCGGAACAATTGACACCTCGGCGAACGGCCTTGAAGACGTCTTCGTGACCAAGATCAATTCTAGCGGCACCGGCATTGTTTTTTCATCCTTTCTCGGCGGAAGCGCGTACGATGAAGGCCTCGGAATCGCGGTCGATCCGTCCGGCGACGTCTATCTTGCGGGTTCTTCCGCGAGTGCGAATTTTCCGGTGACGGCCGGCGGATACGACAATTCATTCAACGGCGGCGCCGATGTTTTCGTCTCGAAGCTCAGTGCGAACGGTGCATCGCTGATCTATTCAACATACATCGGAGCGTCGCAGATCGATTATGCGCAGGATCTTGCCATCGACGCTTCCGGGAGCGCTTACATTGTTGTCCGCACATCGGATGCGATCGTCGACTATCCGACGACCGCGGGCGCGTTCGACACCACCCAGAACGGTTCGGACGATGTCGCCGTCACGAAACTGAACGGCACCGGCTCCGCTCTCATATATTCGACGTTTCTCGGCGGAAGCGCCATCGACAACGGCCGCACGATCGCCGTCAATTCGGCCGGGGAAGCCATCGTCGGCGGCGCGACGACCGACGACGTGACGGACTTTCCGACAACGGCGGGGAGCTACGACACGACTCTCAACGGCGTTACCGATTTCTTCGTAACCAGGCTGAACGCAACGGGTTCGGCGCTGGTCTTCTCGACCGTCATCGGCGGGGCAGGAATCGATAACGCGAACGGTTTGGCGATCGACGCGGCTGGAAACGTCTATGTTACCGGCATTGTAGCCCCCGGTTTTCCGACAACGGCCGGCGCGTTCGACACGACAAATCTCGGCAGCAGCGAATCGGCGGTGTGCAAACTCAGCGGCGACGGAACGACACTGCTGTACTCGACTTACATCGGAGGCACGCAGGGCGAATCGCTCGAATCCATCACGGTCGACAACTTCGGAAACGCGTATCTGACGGGAAGCAACTTCGGCGGCGATTACCCGACGACGGCCGGCGCCTACGACACCGTTTACAACGGATCGTCGGACGCCGTCCTGACGGTACTCAATCAAAATGCGTCGGCGCTCGTCTATTCGACGTATCTTGGCGGCGGCGGAGACGACCTCGCGACCGACCTCGCGATCGACGCATACGGAAATGCCTACCTGACCGGCCGGACCTCCGTCAGCGGCCCCGCCTTCCCGACGCACAATGAAGCCTATCAGTCGTTCAACGCCGGCGGCAACGACGGTTTCGTTACAAAATTCGGCGACTTCGTGATCGGAGGCAAGGTCATCGACGCCTCGACCGGAAATCCGGTTTCGAACGTGATGGTCGCCCTCAGCGGCCAGGTTTCCGGCTTCGTCATTACCGGTCCCGATGGCCGCTTCGGCTTTCTCGACACCGTTCCCGGCGAACCGCACGCCGTCTCGGCGACCCGCGCGGGCTATGCGATGAACCCGGCGATCTTCAATATCGCGTCGCTGGCGAACAATCGCGAACTGATATTCGTCGCGACCGTCGGTTCGCCGACCGGCGGATCAGGCGGAACGCTCAGATTCGAACTCGGATCATTCATCAAGAGCGAAAATGGCGGTTCGGCGACGGTGACGGTAAAACGCGTCGGCGACATTCAGACCACCGATCCCGTGACGGTCGATTTTTCGACTTCGGACGTGAACGCGACCGCCGGCCAGGACTACGTCGCAACGAGCGGTATTCTGACGTTCAACGCCGGCGAAACGCTGAAAACGATCACGGTCCCGATCTCCAACGACGGTCTTCTCGAACCGCGCGAGATGTTCAGGATCACGCTCGCCAACCCGACGAACAACGCCGAAATCGATCCGAACCGCGACGTTCTGACCGTCAATATACTCGACGAAGATCTTTCCGCGGGTGACCTGCTGATCAGCGAATTTCGCGAACGCGGCCGGCTCGGCCCCAACGACGAATTCATCAAGTTCTTCAATCCGAACGAGTTCGACATCACGGTCAACGCGCCGGACGGTTCGGCGGGAATGACCCTTGCGCGCGAGAACAACGGTCTTTTGACGCCGGTCAAGGTCATCCCCAATTTGATCACGATCCCGGCGCGCGGGTTTTATCTTTTGACAAACAACAATCCGAACGGCGGATTCTCCGTCCTTGATTATCCGACCGGAACGGGTCAGATGATCCTCAATGGCGACGACGTCTACTCGGCTGATATTCCGGACAATTCGACGCTTTTGCTGCTCAGGACCGCGAATCCGCAGAATTTCGATCAAGCGAATCTTCTCGATTCCGTCGGCTTCGGCGCGTCCGTCTGGGCCGAAGGAAAGTCGTTGCCGGCAATCGCACCGCAAAACGCGGAGATGAGTTTTGTAAGACGACTGACAACCGCCGGATTGAAGGATTCGGATAACAATCTTGCCGATTTCCTGATCGTCGATAATCAGGCGCGAGCGTTCGGGGGAAATGAGGCGAAGGTCATTTCCGTACTCGGCGCGCCGGCCCCCGAACACAGCGAATCGTTGCGGTTGATGACTTCCGGACAAGTCACTATCGAAGAAGCCGGTTCGGAATACTACGATCCGAACCCGGTCCCGAACGGCGCGCAAGGCACGCTGACCGTCTATCGGCGGATCACGAACAACTCGGGATTGCCGTTGGTCGCGCTCCGGCTGCGGGCGATCGATTTTCCGACGGTCGGAACCCTGACGCAGAGAAGATTCTCGTCGCGGCCCGATTTTCGGCTTCTGAGTTCCGCGGACGAAGGATCGGAGATCAAGGGACTGGCGCTCGCGGCCGAGTGGCTGCAGCCGAACGGCGGCGGAATAAACAGCACGCTGTCGGTCGGCGCGGTGACGCCCGGCGATCCATTGATGCCGGGCGAATCGATCGACGTCGCGGTCAAGTTCGGAGTGATGCGGTACGGTCGCCATCCGCTCGAACTGGCGGCGGAAACCACGCATTAGCTGGAATTCGGAATTGGGATTTGTGATTTCGGATTGGGACTTCCAATTCCTGTCAGCAAGGTTGCAACGCGATCCGACATCCAAGAACGATCCCGTTCTAGACGTTTTTGAATCAGGAACGATGCCGATGTCGATACTGGTCGAATTGTGGAATTAAGCCCAAATTACTCAATAGAAACTTTCTTTCCCGCGAAACACACCAAAAACGCGAAAAATGGCATTTTTGTACTTGTTTTTCGCGTATTCCGCGTATTTCGCGGGAAATTGCTTCTAATGAGTGATTTGGGTTTACGGATCTGAATTTGTTTCTTCAAGCGTGCGGAGCACGCGAACTTGCGATAGCACCACGTGAAGCGAAGCGGAACCCAAGTGGCCCGTCGCACCGGGTTCCCAAGCGTGTGGAACACGCGGACCTGTTGAAACAACAAGAGTTACGCGTGTTCCACACGCTTCGGAAGTCGGGCGTTCAGCTACCGTGTTTCTCGCGCGCCCAATCGGAACCAGCGATTCGTCATCAGGCGGCGTTTCGGGTTTTCACTGACATTTCACAGCAATTACCTGCGTCCCGTCGCTATGCTGTTTCAAACAGCCTTTTCGACACTGATCAATATATCGGCTCAATTTTTCGTTCGTCATCGCCGCCCATTTTTTCTCCTTCAGCGGGATTTTTTCTGCATTAAAGTCAATATTGATCTTTTTGGCCTCAGGAGTTTTGATGAATTCCTGATACATCCGGTCGTAGCCTTTGTCACCTTCAATGCAGTATGAACTGCAAGCATTGTCCCGGGCTTGGGCTTCGACCCGGTCTTCGCCCTTATAATCGGTCGACGCCTCGTTCGCCGTCCCCTGAAATGTCTTGCCTTCGAAGGTCAACTCTCCAACGCAGGTTTTTCCCGAACCGCCTCCGCACCCCAACACCAAGCCGAGGATGATTACGAATATGAAAGATGCTGAGATTGAATTCTTGTTCGTATTTGTCCAAAACATAAGACTGCCTCCTTCTTCATTTCCGAAAAGTGAACTATTTCAAAATATCCCCAAACGGAATTGCGGTTTCTTTGTCATCGCCGTCGAATTTAACGAAAACGCGTCCGATTCCGGAATCAACTTTGACCACGGTCGCATCTCTGAACGTATTGAATTTCGGCGCTTTTACGCGGTCGCCGTCTTTGACACTCGGCACGACCGGAACAGGTTTGCACGACGCTTTCGGATACATTTTCATTTTTCCGACCGATTCCAGCACCAGGACCTTATCGCCCGCCACGCGAATCACCACGCCTTTGTTCAGATTTGCGCCGTCTTGAATCGCCACGGTCGTTCCCGCGTCCCATTCCTTGATTTTGAAGAACGAATCAGGGACGATCTTTTCGTCCATTTTGCCGATCGTAGTCACGTTGTCGCGGGATTTGGCGGGATTGTCGTAGTCAATATCGAGATAGCGGACAATCGGTGAAATCGGGTTTTTATCGTCAACAACGTATGCCCTGCCCATTCCCGAACCGGTTTGCCACCAAGTCAGGAGAACATCGCCCTTCTTGGCTTTTTGTCCCGGAGGAATGGCGACGATATAAGCGTTCGGAACGCGTCGTCGTTCCGACATAAACTGCACGTCCGAAAATTCCTTTTCAGGTGCAGCCATTTTCTGCACATACCAAATGAAACTGGTTGATTCAACGCCTTTTTCCGCTGCCTCTTTCAGCCAATTCCAAGATGGGACGAGAACGTATTCGCCCGCTTTGGCCGTAGTTTCGACCATCGGAAAATCGGCGATCGGAAACTTGACCGGTTCATCCGTGTCGGCGGCGGTGCTTTGAAAACTCGGCGGTTTGGCTTCGGAGAGTTTTGGTTCGCCGGCCGGTGCAGGAGTCGTCGCGATATTGACCGCAGGCTTGTTTTCGGCAACATTGCCGTTGTTGCCGGCCGGCTGAGTATTGTCGCAAGCCGACATCAACAAAACACTCATTAAGATCGGTAGTATTTTCTTCATTGTTCCTCCTTGTTTCCGACGCGTAAATTCGTCGCTTTCAGGCGAAAAATCAAAAACCGGGTGCTTCGCTCCGAAGCATCGTCGCTTATCGGATTATCCGCCGCTAAAAGATCTCAAAACCCTGCTTGGGCTTCATTTCGAAGCCGCTTTCGTATTGGTCAGAAGAAACGACTTCGTCCAGAACGGCGAGGCGGGTGATTTGCCTGAATTGATCATTTCTTGCCATTTTTCATCCGTCAGGCGATCGCTTGCCGGATAAGTGAATTCGTAGTAACTGAAAACCGCGCCTCGCGTGAGCACCAATTTGCCCTCGATCGGAACCACCACGAGGATTTCGTTTGCGCGTCCGACCGCTTCTTCCAAAACCAAAGAACCGCCTGTATGAACGTCCGCGACCGTCGCCATATCCTTGTCGGATTCATTGACCAGTTCCCACGTGTCGGGATTTCCGGTCATTACGGAAAGCGTCAGATACTCAAGCGTGCCGCCGATGGTGCGAATCGATTGATACTCGTTTTTGGTGAGCGGTTGGTTCAACAGTTCTTTTTCGGAGATCGTTTTGAGAATCGTCAGCAGTTCCTCGAATCCCGAAAATTTGTTGGTCAGTTCGTCCGTGAGCAGATTCCTGGAACTCAACCCTTCGCGCGATTGGATCGTCAATTTCAGCATCCGATCCCAAAACTCCACATTCGGCTCGACATAGCCTTTGAAAGGCGCGGGTTCGTCGCCGTCCCCCATTTCCGCACCGCTTTGCTTGCCGTAAAGGATCGTGTCGTGACGCAACTGTGCCCACGAACCCAACGCCGTGTGGAGCGATTTATCTTCCCAGGCCTGGTTTTTCATAAACGACGGATAGCCTTCGGGCACGGGTTCGAGCAATGCGCGGAGTCCGTTGAGCCAGCTCCAATAGAGGTTCGAGGTCCACGTTTCCGTCTTTTCGTTGGCGAATTGCGTGACCAGTTTGTCGCGTTCGGGCTTATAGCCGGTCCAATTCTTTGGATTGTAAATGGAAGGATTCGCATCGAGAATACTCACCGCGCGCTTGCTTCCAAAAACCGCCATAACGTCCAGTCCCGACGGGAACACGCGTTCGATAGGAACAGAAAGCCGCTGCATGATTTCGCTGTCGGGAATGTATCTCTGACCCATAAATCGAAACTGAAGCGCCGGATCGGGAGCAACCGTTTTGCCGGGTTCAATGAGCCGCCGATACTGAATCTTTGACGCACGCAGCTTCTCCGCCGCCTGCACGAAAGCTTCAAATCTCTGCGGATCAGCGAACGTCGCGGGTTTGGCGTTCGATCCGAAAGTCTCATCCATCGCGGCTTTCCATTCGGAAGGCGTGATGTCATCCGCCGCGCCTACGTAAAAGGAAGTAGGCTCGTAGATCGCTTCCCAATCGTCTACCAACTTCGCACGATAGAGCGATGCCGTGATCAGCAGACTCTGGCGGATCGTCT
Coding sequences:
- a CDS encoding DUF3160 domain-containing protein, translating into MKRGSSTSKLLWSFWVLALLGGFSIAEAQTARVKPYKVSPTLAEVSNIKHFTRSFPLNAQKRALLTKNLFAVSPTKSKQLFHIYEDNEYKNIPSFVTTDSVLQLYHIFFDFTLRTVEEQKLMPVLQRLTEGMLADSIKSWNEIGDVQLKRAALKNVVYFAVAARNLGLNVQVPNEADDLVRVEMDLISRHEGFAVGAIFPYEMDYSQFVPRGHYTRSETLQKFFRAMMWYGLSPFALKTNEQRADETIRQSLLITASLYRAKLVDDWEAIYEPTSFYVGAADDITPSEWKAAMDETFGSNAKPATFADPQRFEAFVQAAEKLRASKIQYRRLIEPGKTVAPDPALQFRFMGQRYIPDSEIMQRLSVPIERVFPSGLDVMAVFGSKRAVSILDANPSIYNPKNWTGYKPERDKLVTQFANEKTETWTSNLYWSWLNGLRALLEPVPEGYPSFMKNQAWEDKSLHTALGSWAQLRHDTILYGKQSGAEMGDGDEPAPFKGYVEPNVEFWDRMLKLTIQSREGLSSRNLLTDELTNKFSGFEELLTILKTISEKELLNQPLTKNEYQSIRTIGGTLEYLTLSVMTGNPDTWELVNESDKDMATVADVHTGGSLVLEEAVGRANEILVVVPIEGKLVLTRGAVFSYYEFTYPASDRLTDEKWQEMINSGKSPASPFWTKSFLLTNTKAASK
- a CDS encoding response regulator transcription factor — protein: MKIQTSTIRTAIVEDIRNIREGLVTLINFTDGFACSGGYRSMEEAIPRIKGNVPDVLLSDIGLPGMSGIEGVKILKESYPDMTVLMLTVYEDDERIFDALCAGASGYLLKRTSPAKIIENIREAASGGAPMSPEVAARVIRLFREVRPPEKVDYDLTPHETRLLKLLVEGHNYTTAAEELGVSYNTIKFHMRHIYEKLQVHSKSEAVAKALQNRLIG
- a CDS encoding SBBP repeat-containing protein; this translates as MPFLTLRSVLAFPTLFAVFVFGLPVHLLGASEPASASAADTPNPVRNTVAFEENRGQFPSSVRFLARAGGANVFLTADEAVYVMRPDEIGTPEILPDDDLGARIASPKSNPAFALRMKLAGSNRSSEFEGEGVLEQRTNYFKGAESNWVTDIANFERVRYEDIYDGVSMIWHGLDDGSTRYDFVVAPGADAGQIAIEFSGADKLELDTDGNLLIHTPAGTITQKKPLTFQESNGFRQEIESEFALENDRVSFSIGEYDRSLPLTIDPTVTLNNPAFSTLVGSFANEFSNDIAVDSNGNTYITGRTLSASYPTTSGTIDTSANGLEDVFVTKINSSGTGIVFSSFLGGSAYDEGLGIAVDPSGDVYLAGSSASANFPVTAGGYDNSFNGGADVFVSKLSANGASLIYSTYIGASQIDYAQDLAIDASGSAYIVVRTSDAIVDYPTTAGAFDTTQNGSDDVAVTKLNGTGSALIYSTFLGGSAIDNGRTIAVNSAGEAIVGGATTDDVTDFPTTAGSYDTTLNGVTDFFVTRLNATGSALVFSTVIGGAGIDNANGLAIDAAGNVYVTGIVAPGFPTTAGAFDTTNLGSSESAVCKLSGDGTTLLYSTYIGGTQGESLESITVDNFGNAYLTGSNFGGDYPTTAGAYDTVYNGSSDAVLTVLNQNASALVYSTYLGGGGDDLATDLAIDAYGNAYLTGRTSVSGPAFPTHNEAYQSFNAGGNDGFVTKFGDFVIGGKVIDASTGNPVSNVMVALSGQVSGFVITGPDGRFGFLDTVPGEPHAVSATRAGYAMNPAIFNIASLANNRELIFVATVGSPTGGSGGTLRFELGSFIKSENGGSATVTVKRVGDIQTTDPVTVDFSTSDVNATAGQDYVATSGILTFNAGETLKTITVPISNDGLLEPREMFRITLANPTNNAEIDPNRDVLTVNILDEDLSAGDLLISEFRERGRLGPNDEFIKFFNPNEFDITVNAPDGSAGMTLARENNGLLTPVKVIPNLITIPARGFYLLTNNNPNGGFSVLDYPTGTGQMILNGDDVYSADIPDNSTLLLLRTANPQNFDQANLLDSVGFGASVWAEGKSLPAIAPQNAEMSFVRRLTTAGLKDSDNNLADFLIVDNQARAFGGNEAKVISVLGAPAPEHSESLRLMTSGQVTIEEAGSEYYDPNPVPNGAQGTLTVYRRITNNSGLPLVALRLRAIDFPTVGTLTQRRFSSRPDFRLLSSADEGSEIKGLALAAEWLQPNGGGINSTLSVGAVTPGDPLMPGESIDVAVKFGVMRYGRHPLELAAETTH